The DNA region ATTATCTTCGAAATCTTCTAGCTTTGTATTATAAACAATATCATCTACCTGAATCATTCCTTTCTTTCCCTTATTCCAGAATACAATGTCTCCATTACTATATTTGGCTCCCGAAGCTGCTGGAACTTTAGTTAGATTTTTTATTTTTCCACCCGGCATTATTATTTCAATCTCATTTAAATCATCATTGCTCTGAAGTTCATTGTTCTGTACTATAAAATATATTCCTTCTGCAGTAGCAAAATTGTTCTGTATAGTATCCTCTTCTAAAAGTAGACGCTTTAATAATAAATCTATATCCTTCTTCTGTTTAAAAGGATCAAGCATAGTGACTTCTGGTGTGATCCAGAGTATCGTATCTTCTTTTGAAGTAATTTGAGCTCTTAAACCATATAAATACTTTTCAGATAGATCATTTCTGTCTATTTCCAGTGTAAATGGTACAGGAACTTGCCCCTCTGGTTTAATTTCTTCTTCCAGCAACACAGATTTCTCAGTATCCATGATGCTAAGGTTAATTAAGGATATTTTAATCGTTGAACCTGGTAGTAAAAGCATCCTTTCCCTATAGTAAACAGAGCCTTCTAACTTTATTTTTTCCAGTTTTTCATATGAATAGACCTCAACAAATCCAGTCAAGATAACGACAATTAAAACAACAAAGATAATTACTCTTTTTTTGTTTACAATAATTCTGTTTAGCATAATTTTTACATCCCTTTCTTTTTTTGTTATTGATTAGTATATACTTGAAAGCATTTTGATTTTGAGTCTATTAATCTTTCAAATAAATACTTCTATATATTTAGACGTAGAAAAGCAAAAAATGTTCCATTATAAATAAAAATAATTTTCGCTCTTATATTTTATATACGATGTGATAGACCTTAATTAAGCCATCGAGAGTCCGTCAAAACAATCATTTGTTTCTATACAATACTATGCTAGTGTTGAGATCTTATATGTTTTATTAATGAAATTATTAATATAATTAAGGGTATAAGCAGTTGAAATAGTAATGAATAATAAGGGAAAATATTTCTAGTCCAATCAATTTATTAAAGAAATGAAATTGAAGAAAGGAGAATAGACAACTTTAGGGTCAAGGAAAACTAACAAATAAAGTTGTAAGTGCAATGTCATCTGCACAAAATCCACATGGCAGGCGGAAATCCTTACGAAACTACAGTAACTTTAGACCAAGATGGTAAAATGATTGAAGATGTAAAAGCAGCGGTATGGTATCAAGCAAAGTGAACTGTTACAATAGCGAGATGTATAAAAAATAGAGAGAAATAATATTATAAGTTAGAAAATATCAGAACAGATTAATAGAATGAGAGGAGGAGTTTATCCGCTATCTTCTCACCCCTCCGTACCAT from Halanaerobiaceae bacterium ANBcell28 includes:
- a CDS encoding YbaY family lipoprotein yields the protein MLNRIIVNKKRVIIFVVLIVVILTGFVEVYSYEKLEKIKLEGSVYYRERMLLLPGSTIKISLINLSIMDTEKSVLLEEEIKPEGQVPVPFTLEIDRNDLSEKYLYGLRAQITSKEDTILWITPEVTMLDPFKQKKDIDLLLKRLLLEEDTIQNNFATAEGIYFIVQNNELQSNDDLNEIEIIMPGGKIKNLTKVPAASGAKYSNGDIVFWNKGKKGMIQVDDIVYNTKLEDFEDNNGQKGQDLLENRKTLAVIKEIKHNADSIRVLIDNKGQELLLNISDETEIIGIDNKQISYDKLKEVERGSKIIAYYKPTMALSLPPQSAAVKIVILPYIKDVSSSKIDIYKTEDIAYKSQSLEDKAREEISTFKALGQEPGWSLEVIEDKNLTLITNYGESKLNVSMNQVKKNIINNVLSYSIETSLFTMKIEVIKEEYTDTMSGKKYPYTVKVRISDKELIGGGYNASGILF